A window from Microbacterium ginsengiterrae encodes these proteins:
- a CDS encoding DUF2470 domain-containing protein codes for MSHIFDSDVVAAILRHMNGDHADDNLLIGRAFASESDLPITHAVMTDLDGDGGVWQITRAGVPEELRVPWPGGPIDDRPAVRREVVAVYDAACAKLGVAPRPHS; via the coding sequence ATGTCTCACATCTTCGACAGCGACGTGGTCGCGGCGATCCTGCGCCACATGAACGGCGACCACGCCGACGACAACCTCCTCATCGGGCGGGCGTTCGCGTCGGAGTCCGACCTTCCGATCACGCACGCGGTGATGACCGACCTGGACGGCGACGGCGGCGTCTGGCAGATCACTCGGGCCGGCGTTCCGGAGGAGCTCCGCGTACCGTGGCCCGGTGGCCCCATCGACGACCGCCCTGCGGTGCGCCGAGAGGTCGTCGCGGTGTACGACGCCGCATGCGCGAAGCTCGGCGTCGCACCGCGCCCGCACTCCTGA
- a CDS encoding heme oxygenase (biliverdin-producing), whose protein sequence is MPEPLTFSDALRERSSSSHSRSEHAGFMADLLKGDGSRDDYISLVAQHYFIYEALESAAERMRQDPVAAVFLSDKLTRLPALEADLAFLLGPRWRDVIAPLPTTERYVARIREVGASWPGGYIAHHYTRYLGDLSGGIFIGRVMQRRFGFETNGIGFYLFDDIADPSAFKDVYREQLDAAPWDDAERERVIDEVLRAYRYNTELFEDLARARIAA, encoded by the coding sequence ATGCCCGAACCCCTGACCTTCTCCGACGCACTGCGCGAGCGTTCGTCGAGCTCGCACTCGCGCAGCGAGCACGCCGGTTTCATGGCGGACCTCCTCAAGGGTGACGGTTCGCGCGACGACTACATCTCGCTCGTCGCCCAGCACTACTTCATCTACGAGGCACTCGAGTCCGCCGCCGAGCGCATGCGGCAGGATCCGGTGGCGGCCGTCTTCCTCAGCGACAAGCTCACGCGGCTCCCCGCGCTGGAGGCCGACCTCGCCTTCCTGCTCGGTCCCCGCTGGCGCGATGTCATCGCTCCCCTGCCGACGACAGAACGCTATGTGGCCCGCATCCGAGAGGTCGGGGCGTCCTGGCCCGGCGGCTACATCGCGCACCACTACACCCGCTATCTCGGCGATCTCTCCGGCGGCATCTTCATCGGTCGCGTGATGCAGCGCCGCTTCGGATTCGAGACGAACGGGATCGGGTTCTACCTGTTCGACGACATCGCCGACCCGTCGGCGTTCAAGGATGTCTATCGGGAGCAGCTGGATGCCGCGCCGTGGGACGACGCGGAGCGGGAGCGCGTCATCGACGAGGTGCTGCGCGCGTACCGTTACAACACCGAGCTTTTCGAGGACCTCGCCCGCGCCCGTATCGCGGCGTGA
- a CDS encoding ATP-dependent DNA helicase, with translation MNVVSFPALSDEQQQLFRLIEDTSEHVFITGRAGTGKSTLLQYFAWNTKKQIAICAPTGVAALNVEGQTIHSLFRLPIGLIAESEIEQNDATRRILNAIDTLVIDEVSMVNADLMDGMDRALRQARGRRAEPFGGVQIVMFGDPYQLAPVPPRGDELRYVQDHYRSFWFFDAKVWAGATMGEADGLMDLGRHGAPLHVRELVQIHRQSDDGFKAMLNAVRYGRVTAEIAEVLNRQGTRTPPDPEPGEIPIITLATRNDIVNNINRRHLAALPGKEQTARAEINGDFGRGEGNYPADADLKLKVGAQVMFLRNDVSMTGEPPRWVNGTIGTVKRILGGSVRVEIDGEDVDVEPAVWERFRYSYDANSKTLSRDVIAEFTQFPLRLAWAVTIHKSQGKTYDRAIVDLGSGAFAPGQTYVALSRLTSLDGLYLSRPLRPSDIRVDQDVRRFMREAWEARHSSTPEVAGG, from the coding sequence ATGAATGTCGTGTCCTTTCCCGCCCTCTCCGACGAACAGCAGCAGCTGTTCCGGCTGATCGAGGACACCAGTGAGCACGTGTTCATCACCGGCCGCGCCGGGACGGGGAAGTCCACGCTCCTGCAGTACTTCGCCTGGAACACGAAGAAGCAGATCGCCATCTGCGCCCCCACCGGGGTCGCCGCGCTCAACGTCGAGGGCCAGACGATCCACTCGCTCTTCCGCCTCCCGATCGGTCTCATCGCCGAGAGCGAGATCGAGCAGAACGATGCCACCCGCCGCATCCTCAACGCCATCGACACCCTGGTGATCGACGAGGTCTCGATGGTGAACGCGGACCTCATGGACGGCATGGATCGTGCGCTGCGTCAGGCGCGCGGCCGTCGGGCGGAACCGTTCGGCGGCGTGCAGATCGTCATGTTCGGCGACCCGTATCAGCTCGCTCCGGTGCCACCGCGCGGCGACGAGCTGCGATACGTGCAGGATCACTACCGTTCCTTCTGGTTCTTCGACGCGAAGGTGTGGGCCGGTGCCACCATGGGGGAGGCGGACGGCCTCATGGATCTCGGCCGACACGGCGCACCCCTGCACGTGCGCGAGCTCGTGCAGATCCATCGCCAGTCCGACGACGGCTTCAAGGCGATGCTCAACGCCGTGCGGTACGGGCGGGTGACGGCCGAGATCGCCGAGGTCCTCAACAGGCAGGGCACCCGAACGCCGCCCGATCCCGAACCGGGTGAGATCCCGATCATCACGCTCGCCACTCGCAACGACATCGTCAACAACATCAACCGACGCCACCTCGCGGCGCTCCCCGGCAAGGAGCAGACGGCCAGAGCCGAGATCAACGGCGACTTCGGGCGAGGCGAGGGGAACTACCCCGCGGATGCCGACCTGAAGCTCAAGGTCGGCGCGCAGGTCATGTTCCTGCGCAACGACGTCTCCATGACGGGCGAACCGCCCCGCTGGGTCAACGGCACCATCGGCACGGTGAAGAGGATCCTCGGCGGATCGGTCCGCGTGGAGATCGACGGCGAGGACGTCGATGTCGAGCCGGCCGTCTGGGAGAGGTTCCGCTACTCGTACGACGCGAACTCGAAGACGCTGAGCCGCGATGTCATCGCCGAGTTCACCCAGTTCCCCCTCCGTCTCGCGTGGGCGGTCACGATCCACAAGTCCCAGGGCAAGACCTACGACAGGGCGATCGTCGACCTCGGCAGCGGCGCGTTCGCGCCCGGACAGACCTACGTCGCGTTGTCGCGACTGACCTCTCTGGACGGCCTGTACCTCTCGCGGCCGCTGCGTCCGAGCGACATCAGGGTCGACCAGGACGTCCGGCGGTTCATGCGCGAGGCATGGGAGGCGCGCCACTCGTCCACGCCGGAGGTCGCCGGCGGCTGA